ATTCTACACAGAGCTGCCAAATGCACTGAGTAGCCTGACAAAATAGAAGTATTTCTTCTCTGctcctgtttctgctgtgaTGGCAGGTGCCGTTTGCAAACCACAGGGTGAGCATCCCAGTGCAGGGCCTTCCAGTCAGCAGTCACCCACGGAAAGGGGAATACCGGTGTAACCCAGCTTGGGAAGCAAACCCCGCGTGAAGCAGTTTTCCTCCAGAGATGCTGACGCTGAGCTCGGGGTCAGGGTGCCACAAATCGGCATCCCCTCGGATGGCGCCTGCCCGTGACACTAAACTGAGGTGAAGCCGAGCGCAACGCCTCTGCCCGCAGCAACACACGCGTGCGGGAGCCAGCACCCACCCGGGGAGCCCCGGGATGCGGGGAGGGCGGGGGGGACCCAGCATGCAGGGCGCGGGGGGCCCGGGGTGGTCCCGTTCGCCGGGCACGGAGCGGTGGCAGGCGATGGGGAGCCCCCGGCACGGGGCCGGGCTGGCACAGAGCGGGTCCCCGCGGAGAGCCCCGCGCTGCCGGCGGGGGCCGCTCGCTGCGgtcccgccccgccgccgccgcgcggGGCCGCTCGCGCCGCCCGCCTGCCCCGGGGCCGCGCCGGtgcgcgccgccgccgctgggGAGAGGCGTGCGGGGAGCGGGGCACGGCCCCGCGCCGCAGGGAGCCCCGCCGAGCCAGGCCTCGGGGggcggccccgccgctgccACTcgcccggcggcggcgcggggcgggcagGGGGTGGGCAGAGGAGAGGCGCATCCCCGGTGCCGGCCCGGCGCGGCCTGGCTGGGCCTGGCGGCCCCGTTACCTTCCAGCGCCTCGAAGATCGCCTGCGCCATCTTGGAGCCGCGGCGGCCGCGACCCGCCAGCCGGAGCGGGCACCGggagcgccgccgccgccagggggcgccCTCCGCCCGCGACGGGGCCCGGGGACGGCGGGAGGGGCCGGGTGTGTGTCGGGGGCGGCCCCGGCGCTCAGGCGGCGGTGCCGCGGCGGGGGCGGCCGCGCCGGGCGGAGCCCTCGCGTTTAACCCGTGCcgcggcggagcggggccgcagGCAGCGCCTCGGGGGTACGCGCGGGAcgggccccgccgccgcacCCATCCCGTTCCCGGCGCGGTGCCGCCGCCGCGCTCCCGTGCCGCGGCCCCATGACCCCCACCGGGCCGCGCCGCTGCCCTCAGCGCTGCGGGTGGGCGGGACGTTTCGCGCATTTCCCCATTGGCTGCGTGACAGACACTCTCCACCAATGAGCGGTTAAGGGGGCACCACTTATTGGCTAAGGGCGCTGATGGGCAGCCCGAGTAGCCTATGGGCTCGGCGGGCGGGGCCTCACGCCCGGAAGCGTGCCCGCTGTCAGAGCGGCGGCCGGTGGTGGTGGGGAGCCATGGCCGGCGGCGGGGACTCGCTCCGCGCCGCGTTCCGCGCCGCCAACgctctcctgcagcagcgcCGGTACCGCGCCGCGCTCGCCGTCATCAAGGGCTTCCGCAACGGCGCCGTGTGAGtgcggcggggcgggccgggccgggccgggccggggatGTCTCAGTTCCCTCAGGGCCCCGAGGGCCGCTGCGCGCTCTCCTCGCCTGTCCCGAGGCCGGTGCTGTTGTAGTGGAGGCTCGGGAGCAGCGTTTCCGTCTCCCTTCCACATACGCGGGGGTTAAAATGGTTTTGGGGTCCCTTCGGGCCTGGTTTCCGGGATGTGCCCTGTGTACGCCCGTGGCTACGCAGGGCCTGGGGTTGGGGGTGCTGCTGCGTCTGGGCTGCCTCAGAAGTGGCATGTAGCTGCTTAGGTAGCGTTTCTTGGCTGTCGGTGGAGTAGAAATGCAATCATTTTATAGCATTGAGATCTGGTCAGAGCAAAACATTAACGTGTGCTTGGCTGCAGCCCCAGAGCGtgagctcagggaggggatcctgcccctctgctgtgctctggggagaacccccctgcagccctgatccggctctggggcagcagcacaagagggacgtggagctgctggagcgaggccagaggaggccatggagatgctgcgagggctggagcagctctgctctggagccaggctgagagagctgggctggggcagcctggagaagagaaggctcctgaaggggagacctgagagcagctccagtacctaaaggggctgcagggaacctggagaggggcttgggacaagggcctgtagggacaggccaaggggaatggcttgaacctgcccgaggggagactgagctgagctcttaggcagaagctcttccctgtgagggtgctgaggcgctggcacagggtgcccagagaagctgtggctgccccatccctggcagtgttcaaggccaggttggacacaggggcttggagcaagctgctccagtggaaggggtccctgcccggggcaggggttggaactggatgagctttgaggtcccttccaacacaaaccaggctggggttctataaTGCAAAAATGCTGATATATCTATTTGCTTTTACAGTTATGGAGCAAAAGTTCGTGCCCCACATGCCCTGGTGATGACTTTCCTGTTCAAGAGTGGAAGGTATAACCCTAGTTCTGTGGGTTTGTATTACTGCTTAGAATGCTTTCTTCcaaacttttaatttttcatgcttCGTAAGGGCTTAAACAGCAGAAAGATGCATGAGCCGTGTTCTTAGTCTGTTGTTCTGACAGCTAAGCAGGACAGCTCGTATGCATACCAAACACACGTAGCCATGGAGTGAGtcactcatagaatggttgatGAGAACTAGTGGACAGAGGAGAAGGTAGCAGATGCAGAAAGCAGTGATCTGCTGTCAGCTCCAATAAGGGAAGCCAAACCATAGCAGTGCATGTTTTGGCTTTCCCCACTTATGCCAGAGGTTTGCACCTAGGCAGTAATCAACGAAAAGGCTGCTTGACTAGTCGTGGAATTGGACAGAAGCACCGTCACAGTCTAAGAAGAGCTGTATTCTGATGAATTCCTATGTATTTTATGAATTTGCTGTATTTCTAGTCATAGAATtaaacagcagcacagtcaCAGTCTAAGTCAGCTCTACTCTGATGAATGAGCCAGAGGTGAAGGGGTTTCTGCTCCCTCACCAGAGGCTCTGTGGGGTGCCAGCGCTGTCAGTCCCTGTCAGAGGGGCAGTGTCCAGGCTGGGTGGCAGCAATGGTCCTGCCTTTGTGCCCTCCTAattgtctgtttctttccttcagtttaAGAGAGAAATTGAAGGCGATTGCTCAGGCTACATACACTCATTCCCGGAACTTGGCCTATTTTGTGTTCACCTACAAGGGGCTGATGGCGTTGCAGTCCCGACTGCAGGGGAAGAAAATCccatttcattctttctttgcagCCTGCATTGGGGGTTGGCTGGTGTTTGGTGACAACAACCCCATCAACAGCCAGGTAAATGTGTTTGTTCGAAGTTTCTTTGCCCAAAAGCCCCAACAGATGGATGGTCATGTGCCAGGAAGTGGTTGCTGTAGGCTGGCATGTGTCTGGGGGTTCTTACAGTGTAGAGTTACTCTTTTGCCATGTTCCTCTTCACACAGCTTCTTGTTTTGGCTGCTTTACACTTCAGTTGTAGAGGTGGTTGTGTGCCTCTGTGGAAGGTGTGTGCAATGTGAGCACTAAAAGCCCAGCTTTACCTCTAGAGCTGCACATGTAAGCCTAGGAAGGTAGACAGGCACACAAtccagagatgttggtttcccCCCAGCCCCGTCATCTGGGCTGTGGTAACCAACTGTGtatgctcctgctctgcctaCTCACAGGCTAAACCCTTTATTATGAATGCTGCAGGTGCAGAGCACAGTCAGTTACTGAGCTACGCTAACCTAGTTAAACAGAAGCTGCTCAGGGGATGTTTGATTGAAAGCTGGTTGTTAGCACAGTCACAGGTTTATCAGTCAGTAAAACGTACAGATGTAGCTTAATCAAGTGTTTTACTTATGCAGTGCCCTACAGGAGTATCAGTCAGGCCAGCGTTTAGGATGTGTCCACACTTCTGAGTGTGTCCCTGCCTAAGAGGTGACCATAGCTGCTCTGTGACTGTTACATCAGCAGCAGTATCTGAGGTGGCAACTGATCAAGGACAGAAGTTGTACAACTGCAAAGATGTGTGAAGTGTAACTTGTCTATTACTAAGTTAGAGCCCAGGCAGAGAGTTAGGATTTGGAGGACACAGACATCTCCTGCTAGAAATATTGCTTGATATGTGAACCTACAACGCGTTTGCCTTAAAGCTGGGTCAACTGTTTCCACCCCTCTTACAGCCTTATCGCTTCTACATCACTCACCTGGCCAGTGTACCTGCTCAGGGTGCTTACCTCatgctgtttgggttttctctCATGCAGATCATCATGTACCTGCTGTCCCGGATCCTGTTTGGCCTGTCTCGGCTGGCAGTGGAAAAGGGCTATatcccacagccaaagcagGATCCCTTTCCACTTGTTGCTGCTCTGATCTGGGGCACAGTTCTGTGGCTCTTCGAGTATCACCGGCACACCCTGCAGCCCTCCCTGCAGTCCTCCATGACCTACCTGTATGATGATAGCAACACATGGCATGACATCTCTGACTTCCTCATTTATAACAAAAGGACAGACAAGTAGGTGGGTCATTGTAAAACATCTCTGAATGGAATGGCACCTTCTGGCAGCTAAGGGAAAAGGTTCTTCTGTTGCTCCTGACTGGTGATTTAGTTAAATTAACAGCTATTAAGCAGAGTTGCCTCTTGTATCCTGGCCAAAGTGTTCTGATCAGTCCTGTCTTGGCTCTGTTTAGAGCGAGTAAATACCCCCCAGAAACTTGGTGCAGTCTTTTTTAAGAGAGGCCTTATTTTCCCCACAAGAATagctttggggcttttttaagaGACTAAATATACTTACAAAAAATAACAGCCTGACAGTATGTCTAATCATGAAAAACCATCCTGGCATCATCTGACTGCTCACTGTGCTCCCCACAgtgggaggggagcagggaccTGCTCACATCTCAAAGCAAAACTATCATTTCTTGATTTCTGTGGCTGACTGGCAGTCTTGTTTAAGCTAATCCAAGGACAATGTGGGCTTCTTAAGAGGGCTTCTCTGCAGTTTGCCCTCAGGGAGACATTAAGATGttggagaaataaaactgttaacGTTGTCTGGTACAAGCCTGGGAAGTGGGGCTTGGagagattatttttgtttggtttctttcgTATACTTGGGCTGAATCTGTCCCTCTGCAAAGGCACTAATTAATACCCTGTCGTTACTTGAAACTTACTGGTAAAGTTTTTAAGAGCTGCTTGAACTAAATACCAAGAACAGTTACACAACTCGGGCTGCTCTGGAAACAGGCTGGGGCCCATTGCACACCTCAGATAGCACCCTGGTGCTTCACGTGTATGAGCAAGCAACACTTGCAACAGGCACTTTTCTTTAGGTGGAAGATAAGCACATGGGTTTCTTGTAGGGCCAGAATCTGCCCTCCCCAGCAGTGGCACATGTTAGTGGTAATCAAACTTGAATGTACCTGTAGTTTGTTGAGTCCACGAGTGAATAGTGGAGTGAATCTTCCTTGTTAAAATACTGTGCTGAGCCCCAGGAGTAGCACAGCACAGGAACAGGAGATCAACCAGATAGCTGGGAAAGGACAAAAgctattaaaatgaataaactAAAACTGTTAGTGCAGAGCATTGCTCTGCCATATAGCACTGAACCATTCACTTAATAatgtacattaaaataattcctGATGCACTGGGGGTTTGTGGTGGTATTTGTAAGAGAGCATTAAGTTCCCTGTGCCAACCATTCCCTTGGCTCAGCCAGGACTGTTTTGTTTGCTCTCTCCGTACCCATCTGCTTTTCCATCCTGACCTGGCCAAGGCACTTCATCATCCCACTGATGCTGTTCAGCATCTTTTGCAGTCTCTGTACCCTCCAGGCTGTACCAATTGGTTGTGTTCAATGGTGTGACTGAAATGATACCTTTTAAGTTCAGGTAGCTTCTGAGTAGaaacttttccatttcctcttaGGTCATTTTTCCTTGTCCTAAGCTCTTTTATTACTATTACATCTATTCTGagtgctgctttgctctctgtttttttccactctctGTGTCAGCAAGAGAGAGGGTGAAATATTCCCCTTCCCATTGCCTGGTGCTATGATGTTTGGGATTGAATTGCATCCCGAGTGGCTCGGCTGGAGTAGGAATAGAGTCTTCTTGAACTGAATCTGACCCTGAGTCCCAGCTACATCCACTGTGAGATCTCACAGTGCAGAGACGGAAGCTACTTTGTGCTCATGATGTGTTTGGTGCCCAAAAGACAAGGTAGTGCTTTGCCATAACAACTGTCTGGGGCATCTTCAACTTTTAACTTCACCTGCTTTTACACCCTGTACTGAACACTTGAACACTCAGCAGTATTTAAGCTAGACTGCAGGAAAGCAATAGAAAGCTATAGACATTAGGAACTGGGTTTGTTTCATTGTAGTTGAATATTTTGCTTGGTGTAGATAAGCTTAAAGATTCaagtccagaaaaaaataatgaaactgaAGGTCTGATTTCTTTATAaacatggaatcatggaatggttcaggttggaaaggaccttaagatcatccagttccaaccccctgccatgggcatggatacctaacacaaaaccatgtcacccaaggctctgtccaacctggccttgaacactgccagggatggggcagccacagcttctctgggcaccctgtgccagcgcctcagcatcctcacagggaagagcttctgccttatatacAGCCTAACATCCTATCTTTCTTTGCACCACTCTGGGTGTCTaaagcagcacagtgcagcACTCTCTTTTTATGTCAGAAGCCTCAATATTGTCCCAAATAAGAATGTCGGTGTTCTAATATTGCTGATTCCTATAAGCTGTGGTGGGATTTCAAAGAACTCTTCCATGATCTGACAGCTATGGCTTGAGAATTTCTCCCTACAACTGTTTAGGCTCCCAAATCCTTCAGCGTGTGTAATTACTGTAGCAGGAGATGGTGCAGGCTGGTTGTGTGAGTGTGTGGCTGGAAGGAGGGTTTAGCCTCTTTAATGCACAGCTATCATTCCTGCCTCCGAAAAAGGTTTGCGAGTCCCTTAGAGGCAAAATCATTTTCCTTTGCTAAGTAGTTCTACCACTGCAACAATGTGGCTGCTTGGGAAGCACTTTTCTGGCCACGGGAAGGGCAAGTGGCTTGTCCTTTTTACACTATGTAGTATCTCTGTCCTCTCTGTAAGGTACGAACAAGCCCATACCAAGTTTCTAGTACCCACCTGGCAGCAGTGGCTGTCAGTTGTCTGTGTTTAAAaccctctttttctcttgggGAATCTATCCCCCAACCTCACTCAAAGCAAATTGTGCCTGAGCCTCCAACCATCTGTACTTGTGCTCTAGGAAGCAGCTGCTGGCCCTGGAAGACAAACTGCAGCTCATCCCAGGGCAGGTCCATGGAGCAGCAGAGCCATTAGCAGTGCCTTTGTGGACGGTtggttttcctgctgtgctggggcaggacGTTAAGCTGCAAGTCACTTCATTCCCCAGGGAAGTAATTGGAACAGTTCTTTAATGGCATTAGTCTGCATTGCTGGTTCTGGGACCAGATAGCTGGGGATGAACCCCTTATGCTACCAAGGTGTTGGAACAATGCGGGTGTGTAGTAAGGAAGTGAACTAGAAGTAATTTGTCTGAGACAGACTTTTCGGATACAGAAGTTCCACTGCCTGCCCTCCCCCCAGTGCTTTGTGTGGGGCTTGGAGTCCCCTGGTTGTGTCCCTTTTTTAGCAgcattaaaaccaaaagaagaaagagacagTTGGAAGCCACCTGCAAATCAGCCAAATGCTGCAGAACCACAATGTGCCATTTTCTGCCCCCAGCCCCGATAGGGCTGGAATGTTAAGAT
This is a stretch of genomic DNA from Lathamus discolor isolate bLatDis1 chromosome 11, bLatDis1.hap1, whole genome shotgun sequence. It encodes these proteins:
- the PXMP4 gene encoding peroxisomal membrane protein 4, encoding MAGGGDSLRAAFRAANALLQQRRYRAALAVIKGFRNGAVYGAKVRAPHALVMTFLFKSGSLREKLKAIAQATYTHSRNLAYFVFTYKGLMALQSRLQGKKIPFHSFFAACIGGWLVFGDNNPINSQIIMYLLSRILFGLSRLAVEKGYIPQPKQDPFPLVAALIWGTVLWLFEYHRHTLQPSLQSSMTYLYDDSNTWHDISDFLIYNKRTDK